From a region of the Eretmochelys imbricata isolate rEreImb1 chromosome 6, rEreImb1.hap1, whole genome shotgun sequence genome:
- the LOC144266460 gene encoding olfactory receptor 5AR1-like: MFLLIYLLILVGNLTLVTLIRTDYQLHNPMYFFISNLALLDVGYTTIITSSILITLVSARKVILFPLCALQFFFLCIALSCECYLLGVMAYDRFMAICNPLRYTVIMSKRFCMLLVLGSYLVGCVNAIVQTMFIFRLSFCDSNVINHFFCDVKLSCSDTHITNIVHFTCTALVVIPTILIILISYIYIVVAILRINSAKGQLKAFSTCASHLTAITIFYGTGSFMYLQPSSKYPIDQDKIISLFYTLVIPMLNPLIYSLRNKEVKEAFMRMLHSKIYSL, encoded by the coding sequence ATGTTTCTGTTGATCTACCTGCTGATCCTAGTGGGGAACCTCACCTTGGTCACCTTAATCAGGACTGACTACCAGCTTCACAACCCCATGTACTTTTTCATCAGCAACCTGGCCCTCTTAGATGTTGGTTACACCACCATTATCACTTCCAGCATACTGATTACTTTAGTATCAGCAAGAAAAGTCATTTTGTTCCCTTTGTGTGCTCTGCAATTCTTCTTCTTATGCATCGCATTGTCCTGTGAATGTTACCTCTTGGGTGTCATGGCATACGATCGCTTCATGGCCATCTGCAACCCATTGCGCTACACTGTCATCATGTCCAAGCGGTTTTGcatgctgctggtgctggggtcaTACCTAGTGGGCTGCGTGAATGCAATTGTTCAAACTATGTTTATATTCCGTTTGTCCTTCTGCGACTCAAATGTCatcaaccatttcttctgtgatgtGAAACTGTCCTGCTCTGACACCCACATCACAAACATTGTTCATTTCACCTGTACCGCTCTGGTGGTAATACCTACTATCTTGATCATCCTTATCTCCTACATATACATTGTGGTTGCCATTCTAAGGATCAACTCTGCCAAGGGCCAACTCAAAGCTTTCTCCACCTGCGCCTCCCACCTGACGGCCATCACTATCTTCTACGGAACAGGCTCTTTCATGTATTTACAGCCCAGTTCAAAGTACCCCATAGATCAGGACAAaatcatttctttgttttatacccttgtgatccccatgttgaaccccctgatctacagcctgaggaacaaggaagTGAAAGAGGCCTTTATGAGGATGTTACACAGTAAGATTTATTCTCTGTGA
- the LOC144266607 gene encoding olfactory receptor 5AP2-like: MAHGNHTGVSVFILLGFKGSRSLQAVLFGMFLLIYTMSLAGNLSMISLIRIERQLHTPMYFFLSNLSLVDITYSSIIAPKALVNFLAESKVISFAGCATQFFFHSFSVNSEGLLLAVMAYDRFIAICEPLMYTLIMSRKVCVQLVAASYFYASINATVHTGSLFSLSFCGPNIVDHFFCDLPSLQKLSCSDTRMGETVHFLFASVAALSTILVILVSYVSIMVAILRIRSNEGRRKAFSTCASHLTAVSILYGALFFMYLRPTSSNSSEYDKVVSVFYTLVIPMLNPLIYSLRNKEVKDTLRKTICQKVIPH, translated from the coding sequence ATGGCGCATGGCAATCACACTGGAGTGTCCGTGTTCATCCTTCTAGGATTCAAAGGCAGCCGATCACTGCAAGCTGTCCTCTTTGGGATGTTTTTGCTTATCTACACCATGAGCCTTGCGGGGAATCTCAGCATGATCTCTTTAATCAGGATTGAGAGGCAGCTACACACCCCCATGTATTTTTTCCTCAGCAACTTGTCCCTTGTGGACATCACTTACTCCTCCATTATTGCCCCTAAGGCACTGGTGAACTTCTTAGCAGAGAGTAAAGTAATTTCCTTTGCTGGGTGTGCCACGCAATTTTTCTTTCACTCCTTCTCCGTGAACTCTGAGGGTTTACTTCTGGCTGTGATGGCGTATGATCGATTCATAGCTATATGCGAGCCGCTGATGTACACACTCATTATGTCCAGGAAAGTCTGTGTACAGCTGGTAGCTGCATCATACTTCTATGCCTCCATTAATGCCACTGTGCATACAGGCTCTTTGTTCAGCCTGTCCTTCTGTGGTCCCAATATCGTTGATCACTTTTTCTGTGACCTCCCCTCACTCCAGAAACTCTCCTGCTCTGACACTCGCATGGGTGAGACAGTGCATTTCCTCTTTGCTTCTGTAGCTGCATTAAGCACGATCCTGGTCATCCTCGTTTCCTATGTTTCTATCATGGTGGCCATCTTGCGGATTCGCTCCAACGAGGGCAGAcgtaaagccttctccacctgcgccTCCCACCTGACGGCCGTGTCCATACTGTATGGGGCTCTGTTCTTTATGTACTTACGACCCACATCCAGCAACTCATCAGAGTACGACAAAGTGGTGTCCGTGTTCTATACCCttgtgatccccatgttgaaccccttgatctacagcctgaggaacaaggaggtgaagGACACCCTGAGGAAGACAATATGCCAGAAAGTTATTCCTCACTGA